GGAGCGGCTGGCACAGTCGCGGGGCAGGCTCGCCGAGCGCTGCACGGTGGTCCACGCCGACATGCGCGACTTCGCCCTCGACGAACGGTTCGGCGCGATCGTCCTTGGCACCTCGTCGATCTCGCTGCTCGACCCGGCCGGCCGCGCCGCGCTCTACCGCAGGGTCCGCGCCCACCTGCTGCCGCAGGGACGGTTCCTGCTGACCACCGTCGAGCTGCACGCCCCGCCCGGGCAGGAGGAGGCCGAGTTCGCCTTCACCGGTCCCAGCGGCCGCTCCTACCGCTTCTTCGAGCGCTGGGCGCGTGCCGACGGGCGCCGCGTGGTCGCCGTCTTCCCCGCGGAGACAGCGACGGAGACGGAGGCGGAGCAGCTCACCGTCTGCACGACCACGATCGGCGTGCTGCCCGCCGACCTCCTGGAGTCGGAGCTCACCGCGCACGGCTTCGCGGTGCGCTCCCGGATCCCGCTCGGCGACCAGAGCGGCAGGCACCGCGACGTGCTCATGGAAGCCGAGGTGGCCGCATGACGCCCGCCGGCCCGCCGCTCTGGCCCGCCCTGCTGCCACCGGACTCCCACGGCTCCGACGAGCTGTGCACCGTCTCCGCGAAGGGGGTCAGGGTCCGCTTCGCCGACGGCCGTGAGCTCCTGTGCGGCACCAGCGGCCTGTGGAA
This genomic interval from Nonomuraea helvata contains the following:
- the mpaM gene encoding daptide-type RiPP biosynthesis methyltransferase, translated to MTSLDAPALARGAAHLLAELGNRAEVHDLYSPEGAAVYHDMAGGDTQEVRELVTLVRALPGPVLDLAAGSGRLTLPLLALGREVTALDLSETLLALLKERLAQSRGRLAERCTVVHADMRDFALDERFGAIVLGTSSISLLDPAGRAALYRRVRAHLLPQGRFLLTTVELHAPPGQEEAEFAFTGPSGRSYRFFERWARADGRRVVAVFPAETATETEAEQLTVCTTTIGVLPADLLESELTAHGFAVRSRIPLGDQSGRHRDVLMEAEVAA